DNA from Strigops habroptila isolate Jane chromosome 6, bStrHab1.2.pri, whole genome shotgun sequence:
AGGGGTAGTTGGGATCCCCCACTACACAGTAGATGGCAAAGGGCAGCCAGCTGGCTCCGAAAGTCCCGAGGATTATAGCCAGGGTAGAGACCCCTTTTTTGGTGGCAACATAGTGTGAAGCAGTCAGaaagtgctgctggagagctATCTGGTGGGCATGCCTGCAAACGATCTTGCAGATCTCGATGTAGAGATGGAGCATgatgaggaaaatgagaaagaaagaggcagacAGCAGTGTCACGTTGCTCTTGGTCAAGGGTCTGACGATACTGCAGGCGGCAGGGTCGTGGAGGCAGTTCCAGCCCAGGAcgggcagcagccccaggcagagGGAGACCCCCCAGGCGCCTGCCAGCATGGTGTGGATGCAGAGCACCGTCCTCTCCGAGTAGTAGGTGAGGGCGTTGTAGAGGGAGAGGTAGCGATCGACCGTGATGGCCAGTAAGCTACTCACAGAGGCGGCGAAGGAGGCGACGAGGAAGCCCACCGTCAGCAGGCTGACCGTCTCGGAGCGGATCACGTACTGGAAAACGAAGTTGAGGATGAGGCCGAGGCCGGCCAGGAGGTCGGCGGTGGCCAGGCTGCCCACCAGCACGAACATGGGGGTGCGCAGGGAGGGCGAGTAGCAGATGATGGCCACCACCAGGGCGTTCTCGCAGGCGATGGCGGTGCCGGAGACACAGAGCATCACGTCCCAGGGGTTGagggcggcgggcgcggggggcCGCGACGACAGCTCCAGCGAGGCGTTGCCGCTGCCGCCTCCGCCGGTGGCCGGCAGCCG
Protein-coding regions in this window:
- the GPR6 gene encoding G-protein coupled receptor 6; this translates as MLCVSGTAIACENALVVAIICYSPSLRTPMFVLVGSLATADLLAGLGLILNFVFQYVIRSETVSLLTVGFLVASFAASVSSLLAITVDRYLSLYNALTYYSERTVLCIHTMLAGAWGVSLCLGLLPVLGWNCLHDPAACSIVRPLTKSNVTLLSASFFLIFLIMLHLYIEICKIVCRHAHQIALQQHFLTASHYVATKKGVSTLAIILGTFGASWLPFAIYCVVGDPNYPSVYTYATLLPATYNSMINPIIYAYRNQEIQRSMWVLFCGCFQAKVSFRSRSPSDV